Genomic segment of Vitis riparia cultivar Riparia Gloire de Montpellier isolate 1030 chromosome 19, EGFV_Vit.rip_1.0, whole genome shotgun sequence:
TCTTCTTTGGGCTTTAGGTCAATCATAAGCTTCTTTAGGAAAGAAAAATCTGAGACAAATAACATTCAAATCAGACATCAGTATTTCGTAAAACTCTTAGAATGTAGAACTCCAAGTAAAATGATTAGTTTAGCACACAACACAAGCAATTGGTTAGatagaaataattttcaaacttacTGATCTGAGCATTTTGACAAACATATGATGTGCaaatataaaagcaaaatgaaaacaaagtattttgcatgtaagaaaataaaattgagaagaaagtTGTGGGATTTTGCACCTGAAGGGCTTTCTGTATCAATTCATTTCTTATAATCGTAGATATAAATGTATGGGATATGAGCAATCTTGGGCCAGTCTTTACTAGTTCCCTTTCTACATCTTTCTGCTAGGTGCTCACATTAGATATGTGAAGGTTTGTAAGTGAGGTGAGGCTGCTTATCCAGGGTGGTAACGTTGCCAAACCAAAACATTCGCGAATTTTTAGATATTGAAGAGTTGAAGCATGTTCTACTTAGCCCATGCGGGAGAAATATCATTTCATCTATGATGCAAATATACAGAGACTCCAATGAAGAAGCAGTGACAAGCATTAATTATCGTAATACCTCCTCTCGCTTTATGCAGTCCTAGTGTCTTAAGACAAGGTAACAAGACACTTGCAAGGATGTCAGCTTAGGGCATTCCCAGATGTATAAACTAGAAAGAAGAGGGGTTGAACGCAGTTCCAAGGATGCCAAGTCACCACAATTCCAGATATCTAATTGTGAAAGAAGAGGAGAAGGATATTAGCTAGTAGACACCATAGCCACCTAGTAGATACAAATGATCACAAGCTGCTTAAGCCATATGAAATCCATGGGGAAAAGAGTAATTAAATCAGCCACGACATTTTCCCAAGCTCTTAAAAAATGCAAGAACCTAAAGTAATGATGGAAAAGGCTTGCATTATGTGTTATATGACTGTCACATGTATAACACAAGTGATATCTTGAACAACTAAAGGCACATCATACGACTTTGGCTCCAAATTTTCTCTTCATATGTACAAACATTTTCTCTTAGCACTTTAACTgcaatgtaataaaaaaaatgaagccatCAAAAAAGGGAAGAGAGTTTAGATCATGGTCTTGAAATAACTAAAGAACCTATGAGTCCATGAATTAGGTAATATCAATATAAGGAACATAAGAGTGCTAAAGGTCATATCCATCCAGGGCAGGCAGCAAATTGTAGTTCATTAAGAAATGTGCATGAAGTGGTCTTTTGCTAAACCAAAACAACtgatgatttttataatttccatAACAGTAACATGTTGAAGCCGTAATAGTAAAGACAACAACTCAAGCTTCTAACTCCTTGGGATTAGCATGCCAACCTCATcctctttatataataaatgaagCTCTGTGCAAGATTCATTCTAGGATCTTAAGGGTGATGAATTGTGCAATCAATTGATACAAAGACATTACTTTATCTCgcctttgaaatttaaaatacttgatAGAGTCAAGTGTGGAAGCCATTGATATCAAAACATTAGTCCATGGAAACCCTCAATTTTTAGTTACTCAAGGAAGTTAAGTGTCCAAGCCACACATGCTTATCCCTTTCTGCATTGACTAAATCTGCGATAAAATGCTTTACTGaagaaatttccaaaatataGAATGCAAAGATAAAGTAATAAGATCATTTTAGTAAACAATCACAATAATTGATCAGATGTAACTATCGAAGTTCACAACTTTAACAATTGACATTTGAAGATATGAATTTAAAACTTTAGTCATCTATAAAACAGGGGAAGAGCAAAATGAGATAAGCAATTTGTTTACCACCTAATGgttagcaaaataaaataagtttctaATTCCTTGGGATTAGCATGACAACTTCATCCTCTTTATATAAATGATGAGGCTCTAAGCAACATTCATTTTAAACTCTTAAGATGACATAGAGAATCTATTGATACAAAGACATTATGTTGTCACATCTCTGAATTTTCAAATACTTGAAAGAGTCGAGTATGCTAGCCACTGATACAGAATACTAGTCTAAGCAAACCCTTAATTTCTAGTTACTAAAGAAAGTCAAGTGTCTAAGCTCCATGCTATGAAAACAATCACATCTACAATAACATAGTTAAACTATGAAAtttctcaaatatgaaaaatacacaaaaaatgGACTTCTGTTTTGTCTGTGCTAATAAACACAGAGCAAATACAAAGGAACAAAATTTCTGCTTTACATGTTTGTTGTCCCACACGATATGTTactatgagaattaaaaaaccaaattttagtAAGTATGACACTTTTAACTAATCAGTatcaaaataaaagatgatgtaGCTATTAATAGTGGGAAGAGAGTTATGGTAGATTGCACACCTGAATTTAAAAGGGAGTAGATGTCTTTCCTACGTACATTGGCCATCTATATGAATTTTTGGGCCTTGAAAAATCCTTAGACCAAACTAAACTTTTGGCAGTGATTTTATGCTGGGGAATTGAAGAATGCAGGTAGTGATATTTCAAGGTGGGCCAAGGAATAATCATAAACTTCTTAAGTAAGGTGGATCTGCTGTAGTAACTAAATCAAGGTCAATCTATGAAGTATAACTTTGTACCGTCAGTAGCAATCTTTAAGGTTCATCAAATGGATAAGGTGCAAACGTaaataacaaaatcaaattttgccTTATATGAGAATATAATATAAACTTTTGCTTCACATGAATAACCTAAATAGAATTCATGTTGTTACAGGATAttgattgtaaaaataataaaaactaaagcaacaaagaatgaaaagaaaggtacGTTTCAGACCTGAAATGGCTTTCTGCATCAGTTCGTTTCTGAACTAATTTCTGAGACACGAGTAATCTTGGGCCACTCATTTCCCGAATTGTTAACAAATGATTTCGACTGTGTAACGCCTCTTTTCCGGCAGTGATGTCAATTTAGGGCATTTACAAATTCGAAGCTCTTCAAGTGAGGAGAGGTTGCGTATCCAATCTGGTAACATTGTCAAACCAGGCCAGTCGTGAATTGTGAGACTCTTGAGGATTCTAAAAGAGCACAATTCTTCTGGCAGTGATTGTCAATTCAGGGCAAGGACCAATTTCAAGATCAGTTAACGAGCTGAGGCTGCCTATCCAATCTGGTAATGTTGTCAAACCAGACCAGTCGTGAATTGTGAGACTCTTGAGGATTCCAAGAGAACGCAGTTCTTTTGGCAATGATGTCAATTGAGAGCAAGAACAAATTTCAAGGTCAGTCAGTGAGGTGAAGCCACCTATCCAGTTTGGTGATGATGCCAAACCACAAGAGTAGTCAATTGAGAGTGAATGTAGGTTGGTGAGGGAGCGCATCTCTTGGGGCAATGATGTCAATTCAGGGCAGCATCCGATTCCAAGCTCTGTAAGTGAGGTGAGGTTGCCTATCCAGCGTGGTATTGTTGCCAAACGAGAGCAGTCccaaattttgagagtttggaGAGTGGAAACATGTTGACGAAGCTCGTCTGGCAGAGACATCAAATCATCTATGCTTTCAACAGACACAGACTCCAATGAAGAAGCAGTAGCCAACATCAACTCCCGTAGTACCACCTCTTTGACTTTTACATAGGTACAGCTTCTCAAGGCAGGGAGATGGAGGAAATAGTAAAGATGTCAGTTGGGGGCAATTCCTGATGTCTAAACTAGAAAGAAGAGGAGACGAATGCAGTTCCAAGGATGCCAAATCACCACAATACCGGATATCTAATTGCGAAAGAAGAGGAGAAGGAGGCAGTCGCAGGGATGTCAGCTTAGGACATTGTGTAATCTTTAACTTGGAAAGAAGAGGAGATGAATGCAGTTCCTTTTTCTCTAATGTGTTTggacaaaaataatttctttaaaacaataatttcataaaataatttgattttcacaataattttaaaactattatgtCTTATTCCTTcgaatatataaattatattatttttatttttataattattttaatttcaataatatataaattatatatttatgacgtcaccgatTCGATCGTGGTTCGATCAGTGAACTTCGAATCAGTAACTTTTTCGATTCAAAaagtggaggtggaggtggaagtggaagtggaggtggaggtggagaaAATAGTCGGGGGCAAGCCCTGATGTTTAATTGTGAAGGAATAGGAGAAGGCAGTCGCAGGGATGTTAGCTTATGGCATTCTTTAATCTCTAACTTGGAAAGAAGAGGAGATGAATGCAGTTCCAAGGATGCCAACTCATCACAATTTGTGAGTGTTAATTCTAAAAGACAAGGAAATGAAGGTGGGTGTGTTGGAGATAAGTCCCTCCTCCACAACTCCTTTAACTTTGGCATGCGCTCGAGTTCAAGGTACTCAAGCGATGGGAAGAATGGGCCTTCGGATGAACAGTAGTCCATGTACTCCACCTTTTCTAAACACTGAAGCTTCAGAGACTTGAGGTGAGGGAGTTCAACAAATGGCGGCAGAATCTGGCATCCTAaacaacttttcaaattaattgtGCTGAGGTTAGGGAGTCTGCAACTCAAACCACCATTCATCATCCAACTTGGAAACCCCCTACCTCCATATCCTGTTATAAAAAACTCCTTCAGGTTTCGATGTGGTCGTAGGCCTACCATCACAGACTCAGCATCCTCACCCGATTGAGCTTGAGCTTCTTCACCATATGACCATTCTAATTCCAAGGACTCAATGTATTGTTTTTCCCCCAAATTTGCTTCCTCGGATTCTACGTTAGCATCCCTTACGTTTTCAAGCTTTTTAATCCATAGCTTTCCTCGAAGGTTGTTCAACCTTTTCAATTCACTCAATCTGCCAACTTTACTCCCAGTTCCAATAACAAACAGTGGTAGGCTTTCAAGCAAAGTCAACCTCCCTATCCCACATGGCATATAACTCAAACTTTCACACCTATCATTCTCCAAGTGCCTAAGATTAATCAATTCCCTTATGTCTTTGGGAAATTCTTTTAGATTTCTACAATCAATAAGTTTTAATGTTTGCAAATTATATAACCTTGTAATAGCATTTGGGAGTACCTTGAAATCATTGTATGAAAGATTGAGATATCTTAGATGACTCAATTTACCTATAGATTTTGGTATCTTTTTTGCAACGGTTCCATTTAGGCTCAACACACGGGAACACTTAAAATTTGGAATAAGTGTATTGCGAATTGAATAATTAGCTTCAACCCatttatcaaatttcaaaatggtcCTTATGTGTTTCAAATCTTTCCAATGGATATTCAACATCATAAAGAATGACACATGATAAACTCTTTCTGATATCTTCTCTTTctccacattttcttttaaaacgaGGAGCTCAGATCCAACAATAGATTGTGCAAGATCATGTATAAGATCATGCATTTTACaacttgatatattattataagcATCTTTTTTAGCCTCCTCTAATAATGATCTTGAcaataattcatcaaaataCCGATCTCCTACGTGTGAAGCTTGAATATATCCTTGTGCCATCCACAATTGCACCAacaattttttctcaatttcatagTCTTTTGGAAATAGTGCACAATAAGCAAAACATTGCTTCAAATGGAATGATAGATCATCATAGCTTAACTTGAGCACGGATAAAGCCCTATCATTATTTCCACCTTCCAATAGCAAcaaattttcattgtttctAATGGACAACCACGGATGTTCCTCAGTTTTAAAGCGCAATATTGCTCCTAGTGTTTTGATGATAAGAGGAACTCCATTACACATATTCacaatttcttttccaatttctACAAGTCTTGGATACATTCTCTCTTGTCCTTCTTCAaatgctatttttgaaaataaattccaaGACTGGTTTTCTTTCAAACCtttcaaagaaaaaggaaaatgatcaATACCCATAGTTGATGCAACGTTTCTATTTCGGGTGGTTACTAGAATCTTACTCCCTTTAGCACCAACCATCAACAAGGTCCTCAATCTATCCCAGTTTTGGAAGTCATCATTCCAAACATCATCAAGTACTAGCAAGTATCTCTGCTGCCTTAGTTTTTCATGAAGGGAAACTTTCAAAACTTCCAATGACTCAGATTTTTCTACAACTCCACTTAAGgattccaaaatttttttaaccagCAACTTTACGTCAAAATCATCAGAAACACAAATCCATATCTTAGGCCCAAAAAAGTCTACCACTCTCTCATCATTATATACCAGCTGAGCAAGAGTGGTCTTGCCCAACCCCCCAATTCCAATAATGGCAACAGCAGAAAGATTTTTTTCATTCCCAGATGACACCAACAATTTTATTATCTCTTCTTTATCTTCATCTCTTTCTACCATTTCAGAGGTCAACGTCTCCTTTGTGTGTAACAAAACACGTTTTTCCCTTTCATTGTGGTGTTTGGATTAGGGAAAGTGCGTGCATGTCAGCGTTCACATGCCAAACTGACCTTCcatcatattaatttttattttttaatgctttGAAATCATAATAAAGCTATTTGAAGGACAAAAAGGTAAAATCATCCAAGTGGGAAAAATAAGAAGGTGAACAGAAGATGGGATTCCATTATACATTATGTACACAAACATGTTGATGGAATCATAGAAGAAATTAAGCTTGTCAAGACtcctcttttattattattattattattattattattatttgacatATGTATCAATgacattttgacaaaaatattatttatttttaaaatatttagtaaaatatgataattttagcATTCTTTCCTAAgctacaacttttttttttaattaccatcttaaaaatcaatttccatattcaattgaaaattcaactttcaattgaatttttttcaactacgatatatttaaaaatattttttcaattatcatatttaattttttatatttagattatgatattcttttaaatctcaTGTATTAACGCcagtttaaaaattaagtaaatataAAATCTCATACAAAatactatgattttttttttatcataaataaggTTAATTCTCAAGAAAATgatcttttttcaattttgagtGGGGATGGGAAAAAGATAAATTGAATCGACCTTGATCCAACcaaatcaatttgattttttatttataaaactttaaattttataaaattaattaaaattttcaatttaatttattaccttAAAGGTTCAATAAAAAGATATTGAATATTAGTCAAAACTCTACATCAATtgtaatatcataaataattataaaactaacaaagtcatttttaaattattattagaaaCTACATATTAATGTTACTTGTAAGTTGTAATTGTAattactattaattttttacattttgtttgagtatgataaaattaagtatatcaaattcaattctataaatatattaatataaatatattaatatacattattttatttaatgtatgTTAACACCTTTGTGCTCGAAATCAATATTCTCTTGCTTATCCATACACATGTTACTCCAatcaaaaatacaaaataaatgaaataaaaataaaaataaaaataatgatattggtccaaacaaataaaattactatataccatttcattattcttattttacatcaaataaatttgtttaaattatattttctgcTCATTACAAAATTTTACTATGGTAATTAACTTAACACTTGAAATGTATTTTCATCataatttacatatttatttattttgcttgtTTCACGCTTTTTGAAGCTTCAATCTTAAAATTCCTTGATTTATTTTAGAGTTGATTAAATATGATAAGTTTACAATGATGAATGAcacatattcatatttttataaatataat
This window contains:
- the LOC117908579 gene encoding putative disease resistance protein RGA1, with the translated sequence MPCGIGRLTLLESLPLFVIGTGSKVGRLSELKRLNNLRGKLWIKKLENVRDANVESEEANLGEKQYIESLELEWSYGEEAQAQSGEDAESVMVGLRPHRNLKEFFITGYGGRGFPSWMMNGGLSCRLPNLSTINLKSCLGCQILPPFVELPHLKSLKLQCLEKVEYMDYCSSEGPFFPSLEYLELERMPKLKELWRRDLSPTHPPSFPLLSKLKITQCPKLTSLRLPPSPLLSQLDIRYCGDLASLELHSSPLLSSLDIRNCPQLTSLLFPPSPCLEKLYLCKSQRGGTTGVDVGYCFFIGVCVC
- the LOC117908314 gene encoding disease resistance protein RGA2-like encodes the protein MVERDEDKEEIIKLLVSSGNEKNLSAVAIIGIGGLGKTTLAQLVYNDERVVDFFGPKIWICVSDDFDVKLLVKKILESLSGVVEKSESLEVLKVSLHEKLRQQRYLLVLDDVWNDDFQNWDRLRTLLMVGAKGSKILVTTRNRNVASTMGIDHFPFSLKGLKENQSWNLFSKIAFEEGQERMYPRLVEIGKEIVNMCNGVPLIIKTLGAILRFKTEEHPWLSIRNNENLLLLEGGNNDRALSVLKLSYDDLSFHLKQCFAYCALFPKDYEIEKKLLVQLWMAQGYIQASHVGDRYFDELLSRSLLEEAKKDAYNNISSCKMHDLIHDLAQSIVGSELLVLKENVEKEKISERVYHVSFFMMLNIHWKDLKHIRTILKFDKWVEANYSIRNTLIPNFKCSRVLSLNGTVAKKIPKSIEI